Sequence from the Cyanobacteriota bacterium genome:
ACCTAGCTAGTCGAGGACGCGGGGATTCTGAAATGAACATTGTAGAGGCAACCAGATACCTAGAATTACTACGCATGAGTGGCGATGAACAAAAAATTCGTCGGCTAGAAGTAGTGATTCAACAAAAGTATGCCTTGCCGTTCTCTTGTTTGATTTTTGGTATGGTGGGGGCAATTTTGGGATGCCGCCCCCAGCGAACTAGTCGTGCAACTGGATTTGGCATTAGTGTTGCAATTATCTTTAGCTACTATCTGCTGTTCTCGGTAACGGGCGTTTTGGGATGGACTGGTGCACTCTCGCCTGTGATTGCTGGCTGGGTGACAAATATTCTAGGGTTGACGGTTGGCATCATTCTAATCATGCGAGCATCGCGGTGATGCCTAGATGGTTTGCCGGGGCCAATCTCGCTAATTTGTGACTCCAAATTTAAGGATTACTGTTGTCAACATAACCTTGCAGGCTCTCTGGAT
This genomic interval carries:
- a CDS encoding LptF/LptG family permease, which gives rise to LASRGRGDSEMNIVEATRYLELLRMSGDEQKIRRLEVVIQQKYALPFSCLIFGMVGAILGCRPQRTSRATGFGISVAIIFSYYLLFSVTGVLGWTGALSPVIAGWVTNILGLTVGIILIMRASR